A genomic window from Hypomesus transpacificus isolate Combined female chromosome 15, fHypTra1, whole genome shotgun sequence includes:
- the acad8 gene encoding isobutyryl-CoA dehydrogenase, mitochondrial — MAAVGTLCRVARLSSYIARNRRLIFNHIQIRKIASCIDPSHGLTDEQKEFQKVAFDFAANEMAPHMAEWDEKEIFPVVTMQKAAQLGFGGIYVQPEVGGSGLSRLDTSVIFEALSTGCVSTTAYISIHNMCAWMIDTFGNTEQREKYCPDLCTMDKLASYCLTEPGSGSDAASLLSNAKLKGDHYVLNGSKAFISGGGDTDVYIVMCRTGAKGPKGISCLVVEKGTPGLSFGKKEKKVGWNSQPTRAVIFEDCAVPVTNRLGQEGQGFSMAMKGLNGGRINIASCSLGAAHACVQLARDHLLVRKQFGETLSNNQFLQFKLAEMATKLVASRLMVRQAAVSLQENRADAVALCSMAKLFVTDECFDICNQALQMHGGYGYLKDYAVQQFVRDIRVHQILEGTNEVMRMMIARSLLTES, encoded by the exons CTTCTCACGGGCTCACAGATGAACAGAAGGAGTTTCAAAAGGTGGCCTTCGACTTCGCTGCCAATGAGATGGCACCCCACATGGCCGAGTGGGACGAAAAG GAAATCTTTCCAGTGGTCACCATGCAGAAAGCAGCTCAGCTTGGGTTTGGGGGCATCTATGTACAACCAGAGGTGGGAGGATCGGGGCTGTCACGTCTTGACACGTCGGTCATCTTTGAGGCCTTATCCACTGGCTGTGTCAGCACCACCGCCTATATCAGCATACACAA tatgtgtgcctGGATGATTGACACCTTTGGAAACACAGAGCAGAGGGAGAAGTACTGCCCTGATCTCTGCACTATGGATAAGCTTGCCTCCTACTGTCTCACTGAACCAG GTAGTGGCAGTGATGCTGCCTCCTTACTCAGTAACGCAAAGCTGAAAGGAGACCACTATGTTCTAAACGGCTCTAAG GCCTTCAttagtggaggaggagacacagACGTGTACATAGTGATGTGTCGAACTGGAGCGAAGGGCCCTAAAGGAATTTCCTGTCTCGTGGTGGAAAAAGGAACTCCGGGCCTCAGCTTtggaaagaaggagaagaag GTGGGTTGGAACTCTCAGCCAACCAGGGCAGTGATATTTGAGGACTGTGCTGTACCAGTAACCAATCGACTGGGGCAGGAAGGACAGGGCTTTTCTATGGCCATGAAAGGCCTAAATGGGGGCAGGATCAACATTG CTTCCTGTTCACTTGGGGCTGCTCACGCCTGTGTGCAGCTGGCGAGGGATCACTTGCTCGTACGCAAGCAATTCGGGGAGACTCTGTCTAACAACCAG TTTCTACAGTTCAAACTGGCTGAGATGGCCACCAAGCTGGTGGCGTCTCGTCTGATGGTGCGTCAGGCTGCTGTGTCCTTGCAGGAGAACAGGGCCGACGCTGTGGCCCTCTGCTCTATGGCCAAGCTCTTCGTCACAGATGAGTGCTTCGAT ATTTGCAACCAAGCTCTCCAGATGCATGGTGGGTATGGTTACCTGAAAGACTACGCTGTTCAGCAGTTTGTAAGGGACATCAGAGTTCACCAGATACTAGAAG GAACCAATGAAGTGATGCGGATGATGATAGCCAGAAGTCTGTTGACTGAGTCGTGA